One window of the Eschrichtius robustus isolate mEscRob2 chromosome X, mEscRob2.pri, whole genome shotgun sequence genome contains the following:
- the CITED1 gene encoding cbp/p300-interacting transactivator 1 isoform X1 — protein sequence MEPSAQQLQLAASPPTNLSNFCQGSEMPTMSRPALDVKGGTSPMKEDANPEMSSLAYSNLAVKDRKAVAILHYPGVTSNGTKANGAPTSSSGSPSPISSPTAAPPTKPPPFNLHPAPHLLASMQLQKLNSQYHGMAAAPPGQPGEAGPLPNWGFGAQAGGAGSLSPSAGAQSPAIIDSDPVDEEVLMSLVVELGLDRANELPELWLGQNEFDFTADFPSGC from the exons ATGGAGCCATCCG CACAACAGCTCCAGCTGGCAGCATCACCTCCCACCAATTTATCCAACTTCTGCCAAGGCTCTGAAATGCCAACTATGTCGAGGCCTGCACTTGATGTCAAGGGTGGCACCTCACCTATGAAGGAg GATGCCAACCCAGAGATGAGCTCTCTGGCCTACTCTAACCTGGCGGTGAAAGATCGCAAAGCAGTGGCCATCCTGCACTACCCCGGGGTAACCTCGAACGGAACCAAGGCCAATGGGGCTCCCACTAGTTCCTCGGGATCTCCATCTCCAATAAGCTCTCCTACTGCCGCCCCTCCCACTAAACCCCCACCCTTCAACCTGCACCCCGCCCCTCACCTACTGGCCAGTATGCAGCTGCAGAAACTTAATAGCCAGTATCATGGGATGGCCGCCGCCCCTCCAGGCCAACCTGGGGAGGCAGGGCCCCTGCCAAACTGGGGCTTCGGGGCTCAGGCGGGAGGGGCGGGGTCACTCTCTCCTTCTGCTGGTGCCCAGAGCCCTGCCATCATCGATTCAGACCCGGTGGATGAGGAGGTGCTGATGTCACTGGTGGTGGAACTGGGACTGGACCGAGCCAATGAGCTGCCGGAGCTGTGGCTGGGGCAGAATGAGTTTGACTTCACTGCAGACTTTCCATCTGGCTGCTGA
- the CITED1 gene encoding cbp/p300-interacting transactivator 1 isoform X2, with protein MPTMSRPALDVKGGTSPMKEDANPEMSSLAYSNLAVKDRKAVAILHYPGVTSNGTKANGAPTSSSGSPSPISSPTAAPPTKPPPFNLHPAPHLLASMQLQKLNSQYHGMAAAPPGQPGEAGPLPNWGFGAQAGGAGSLSPSAGAQSPAIIDSDPVDEEVLMSLVVELGLDRANELPELWLGQNEFDFTADFPSGC; from the exons ATGCCAACTATGTCGAGGCCTGCACTTGATGTCAAGGGTGGCACCTCACCTATGAAGGAg GATGCCAACCCAGAGATGAGCTCTCTGGCCTACTCTAACCTGGCGGTGAAAGATCGCAAAGCAGTGGCCATCCTGCACTACCCCGGGGTAACCTCGAACGGAACCAAGGCCAATGGGGCTCCCACTAGTTCCTCGGGATCTCCATCTCCAATAAGCTCTCCTACTGCCGCCCCTCCCACTAAACCCCCACCCTTCAACCTGCACCCCGCCCCTCACCTACTGGCCAGTATGCAGCTGCAGAAACTTAATAGCCAGTATCATGGGATGGCCGCCGCCCCTCCAGGCCAACCTGGGGAGGCAGGGCCCCTGCCAAACTGGGGCTTCGGGGCTCAGGCGGGAGGGGCGGGGTCACTCTCTCCTTCTGCTGGTGCCCAGAGCCCTGCCATCATCGATTCAGACCCGGTGGATGAGGAGGTGCTGATGTCACTGGTGGTGGAACTGGGACTGGACCGAGCCAATGAGCTGCCGGAGCTGTGGCTGGGGCAGAATGAGTTTGACTTCACTGCAGACTTTCCATCTGGCTGCTGA